Within the Pseudomonas oryzae genome, the region CGTATCCTGCCTGCTGACCTCGCCACAGCGCGACCAGCACAACGGCGATATCGAGCACTACCTGCGCACCGGCGATCAGCGCATCATCGGCACCACCCGCGAGGTCAGCGTGCGCCACAAGGACGGGCATGCGGTCGATCTGGAGCTGAGCGTGTCCGAGTATCGCGCCCACGGCGAGCGCTTCTTCATCGGCACCCTGCGCGACATCCGCGAGCAGCGGGCGCTGATCGCCAGCCTGACCCAGGCGCGCGAGGACGCCGAACAGGCCAGCCGCGCCAAGTCGGCCTTCCTCGCGGCGATGAGCCACGAGATCCGCACGCCGATGAACGGCGTGGTCGGCCTGATCGATGTGCTGGCCCAGGACCAGCTGTCGCCGCACCAGGCCGACCTGATCAAGGCCATCCGCGACTCCTCGGGCAACCTGCTCGGAGTGATCGACGACATCCTCGACTTCTCGAGGATCGAGGCCGGCAAACTGGAAATCGAGCACGAGCCGCTGCAACTGGCCGAACTGGTCGACAACCTGTGCAACACCCTCCGGCCACTGGCCAGCTCGCAGGGGGTGACGCTCATCCACACGCTCGCCGCGGACCTGCCGGCGTGGGTGGCCAGCGACGCGATGCGCCTGCGGCAGATCCTCTACAACCTGATCGGCAACGCCATCAAGTTCTCCGGCGGGCGCAGCGCACGGCCGGGCCGGGTGGTGGTGCAGGTCCGCACGGTCGGCCGCAAGCCGCTGCGGGTGGCCATCAGCGTCGCCGACAACGGCATCGGCATCGCCCCGGAGCATCTGGGCAACCTGTTCACCCCCTTCACCCAGGCGGAAACCTCGACCACCCGTCGCTTCGGTGGCAGCGGCCTGGGCCTGGCCATCTGCCAGCGCCTGGTGGAGCTGCTGGACGGCGAGATCCGCGTCGCCAGCACCCAGGGCAGCGGCACGCTGTTCAACGTCGAGCTGCCGCTCGAGGTGGTCGAGGCGCCGCAGGCGGCGGGACGCCCCGCTGCGGCCGGCGAGGAGCCCCTGACCCCGCTGCCGGAACCGGACGCGCCATCGCGCCGGCACATCCTGGTGGTCGAGGACGACCTGCTCAATCGCAAGGTCATCCAGCAGCAGCTCGCCCTGCTCAGCTACCGCTTCGACATGGCCGGCAACGGCGCCGAGGCGCTGGCCATGTGGCGTGCGGGCGACTACGACCTGATCCTCACCGACCTGCACATGCCGGAGATGGACGGCTACCAGCTGGCCGAGCGGATCCGCAGCGAAGAGGCCGGCCAGCGGCGCATCCCGATCCTAACGCTGACCGCCAACGCCCTGCGCGGCGAGGCCACCCGCGCGCAGGAGGCCGGCATGGACGAGTACCTGACCAAGCCGATCCGCCTGGCCACGCTGCGCGCAGCGCTGCAGCGCTGGCTGCCCGGCCCGGAGGCCGCCGCAGCGGAGACGCCGGCCTGCGCCACGGACGCAACGCCAGCGCTGCTCGACCCGACGGCGCTGGCTGCCCTGGTCGGCGAGGATCGCCAGTTGATCCGCGAGATTCTCGGCGACTACCGCAATGCGTTAGGCTCTCTGCAGGAGCAGGTGCTGCACGCCTTCACACAGGACGACCTGGCGGCCGTCGGCGCCCTCGCCCATCGCCTCAAGTCCTCGTCCCGCGCCGTCGGCGCCGCGCGCCTGGGGCAGCTGTGCGAGACACTCGAACAGGCCGTCAAGCACGGCGACCACGCCGCCCTGGAGCGCGGCATCGACGAATTCAGGTCGCTCTGCGCCGCCACCGGGGCAGGCATCGAACGGTTGTTGGAAGCCGGTGATACGGCATGAGCAGGAGGCACCCCCGATGAGAGTTCTGATAGTCGACGACGACACCTTCATCTGCCGACTACTGGGGCGACAGCTCAAGGCGCTGGGCCTCGATGACGTGGTCGCCTGCGACCGCGCGCGCGCCGCGGTCGACCTGCTCGAGCAGGCCGGGACCGAGGTCGACCTGATCCTCTGCGACCTGCAGATGCCGGAGATGGACGGCATCGAGTTCATCCGCCACCTGGTGCGCCTGGCCTACCGCGGCGCGCTGGTGCTGGTCAGCGGCGAGGACGAGCGCATCCTGCAGAGCGCCGAGCGGCTGGCCCAGGCCCATCGCCTGCGCGTGCTCGGCACCCTGTTCAAGCCGGTGTCCAGCGAACAGCTGGAAAAGTTGCTGGAGCAGACCGCGGCGCACTGCGCCAGCCCGCAGGACAGCGAGGCGCGCAGCTACAGCGCCGAGGAACTGGAGCTCGGCATCGCGGCGGGCGAGCTGGTCAACCACTACCAGCCCAAGGTCGACATGCACAGCGCCCGGGTCATCGGCGTCGAGTCGCTGGTGCGCTGGCAGCACCCGCAGGATGGCCTGGTCTACCCCGACCGCTTCATCGAGCTGGCCGAGGACAGTGGGCTGATCGATGCGCTGATGCGCGCGGTGCTGCGCAATGCCCTGCGCGACAGCCACCACTGGCGCGATGCGGGTCTCTCGCTGCACGTGGCGGTCAACGTGTCGATGGACAACCTGCAGGGGCTGGACTTTCCAGACTTCGTCGAGCGGGAAGCGCAGCTCGCCGGCGTGCCGCTGTTCAGCCTGATCCTCGAGGTGACCGAAAGCCACCTGATGAAGAACCGCCAGGCCGCGCTGGACATCCTCACCCGCCTGCGCCTGAAGCGCATCGGCCTGTCCATCGACGATTTCGGCACCGGCCACTCGTCGCTGGCGCAACTGCGCGACATTCCGTTCAACGAGCTGAAGATCGATCGCAGCTTCGTGCACGGCGCCTGGCGCGACGCCGCGCTCGGCAGCATCCTCGACGCCAGCCTGGGGATGGCGCGCAAGCTGGGCATGAAGACGGTGGCCGAGGGCATCGAGGACCGTGCCGACTGGGACTGCCTGCGCGCCGCCGGCTGCGACGTGGCGCAGGGCTGGTTCATCGCCCGGGCCATGCCGGCGCAGGAGCTGCCCGCCTGGCTGCAGGGCTGGGAGCGGCGGCGGGGCGAACTGGTCTGAGCCACCCCGCGCCACCCGCGACTCAGGGCTTGGCCAGCATCTCCCGGTGCGCGCGCAACTGCTCGATCATCTGTTCCATGTGCTGGATACGCAGGTCGACCTGTTCCACCGTATCCATGCGCATCCAGCCGCCGCCCATTCCCATCCCCATGCCTTTGTTCATGCCCATGCCCTGGCCGCCAGCCATGCAGCCGCCCATGTTCTGCATGCCCCGGCCCATGGCCTGCCAGTGCTGCTCCATGAGCTTCTGGCGCTCCTCGGGCGTCTTGCCGGCCATCCAGTTCTGGTGCAGCTGACGCATCTCGGTAATGTGCTGCTGCCACTGCTGTTCGGGCGTCGCCGCCTTGTCTTCCGCCCAGGTGGCGCCGCTGGCCGCCAGCAGCAAGACGCCGGCGCAAAGGATTGATCTGTTCATTTGCATGCCCTCTTCTAGGCTGGTGAGAACTTCACTCTAGACCGGCCCGCCGCCGCCGATGGCCAGCTGACGGAAATGTAATCCGCCGCTCAGCCTGCGGTAAGGAACCGCCGGCTAGGCTGGAAGTGTGAAGTTCTCTGTCTGGGCATTGCCCCTTCCGGACAAGCGGCGTCCGCTGGACGCCGTTTCTTTCAGGAGATCCCTCGTCATGCGCGAAACCAGCCCCCATGGAGAATCCTCCCCGTCCTTCTGGCGCGGCAGGCCCGGCATCGTCCTCGGCATGCTCGCCGTCATCGCGCTGTTCTACCTGGCCCGCGAACACTACGCCCACGCCCTCGGGCTGTTGCCCTACCTGATCCTGCTGCTGTGCCCGCTGCTGCACCTGTTCGGCCATGGTCACGGCCATCGCCACCGCCACGAGTCGGAGCAGCGCGGGGAACGGCGATGAGTGCAGGCGAGCGCCTCAGCGGGGAAAGCCTGCGCGATCCGGTGTGCGGCATGGAGGTGGCGGCGCATGGTCCGTTCCACACCGAGCATGAAGGGCAGACTGTGCACTTCTGCAGCCAGCGCTGCCTGGACCGCTTCAACGCCGAACCGCAGCGCTACCTGCCCGCCCCCCCCCTGCAGTCGGCGGAACACGCCGGCCACCATCACCATCCGCCGGCCGCTGACGCCATGCCCCAGCCACCCGGCATGCCGGGTGACGCGAGCGGCGTCGAATACACCTGCCCGATGCACCCGGAAGTCCGCCAGCTCGGCCCCGGCAGCTGCCCCAAGTGCGGCATGGCGCTGGAGCCGGTGCTGCCGGCGCTGGAGGAGGAAGCGAGCCCCGAACTCAAGGACTTCACCCGGCGCTTCTGGTGGTCACTGCCGCTGACGGTGATCGTCACCCTGCTGGCGATGGCCGGCCACCAGCTGATGCTGTTCCACGGCGCCACGCAGAACTGGGTGGAGCTGGTCCTGGCCAGCCCGGTGGTGCTGTGGGCCGGCTGGCCGTTCTACGTGCGCTGCGCGCGCTCCATCGCCACGTTCAGCCCCAACATGTGGACGCTGATCGGCCTGGGCACCGCCGCCGCCTACCTGTACAGCGTCGCCGCCACCCTGGCGCCCGGAGCCTTCCCGGCGACCTTCCTCCAGGACGGTCGCATCGGCGTGTACTACGAGGCGGCGGCGGTGATCATCTCGCTGACCCTGCTCGGCCAGATGCTCGAACTCAAGGCGCGCTTACAGACCTCCGCGGCGATCCGCGCACTGCTCGGCCTGGCGCCGAAGACCGCACGGCGGCTGAATGCCGACGGCAGCGAGGAGGACATCCCGCTGGCCCACGTGCACATCGGCGACCGCCTGCGCGTGCGCCCCGGCGAGAAGGTGCCGGTGGACGGCCGGGTGCTGGAAGGCGAAAGCTCGGTGGACGAATCGATGCTCACCGGCGAGCCGCTGCCGGTGAGCAAGCGCACCGGCGACGTGCTGATCGGCGCCACCCTCAATGCCCACGGCAGCCTGGTGATGGAGGCGCAGAAGGTCGGCAGCGCCACCATGCTCGCGCAGATCGTGCAAATGGTCGCCCAGGCGCAGCGCTCCAAGGCGCCGCTGCAGCGCCTGGCCGACCTGGTGGCCGGCTGGTTCGTGCTGGCGGTGATCGCCATCGCCCTGCTCACCCTGCTCGGCTGGGGGCTGTGGGGGCCGCAGCCGAGCTGGGTGTACGGCCTGATCAACGCGGTGGCGGTGCTGATCATCGCCTGCCCCTGCGCCCTCGGTCTGGCCACGCCGATGTCGGTGATGGTCGCCACCGGCAAGGGCGCCGGCAGCGGCGTGCTGTTCCGCGACGCCGCCGCCATCGAGCAGCTGCGCGACATCGATACCCTGATCGTCGACAAGACCGGCACCCTCACCGAAGGCCGCCCGGCCTTCCACAGCGTCGTGGCAGCGCCGGGCTTCGCTGCCGATGCGGTGTTGCATCTGGCCGCCAGCCTCGACCAGGGCAGCGAGCACCCGCTGGCCCACGCCATCGTCGAACAGGCGCGCGCCCGCGGGCTGGCGTTGAGCGCGCCGCAGGCCTTCGAGTCGGCCTCCGGCATCGGCGTGCGCGGCCAGGTCGACGGCCGCCACCTGCTGCTCGGCAACACCGTACTGCTGCAGGACGCCGGCGTCGCGCTAGCGCCGCTGCAGGCGCAGGCCGAAGCCCTGCGCGGCGAGGGCGCCAGCATCATGTACCTGGCGGCGGACGGCGTGCTCGCCGGCTTGCTGGCGGTGGCCGACCCGCTCAAGCCGACCTCGCGGCAGGCGGTCGAGCGCCTGCAGGCGGACGGGGTACGGGTGATCATGGCCACCGGTGACGGCCTCACCACCGCCCGCGCGGTGGCGCGCCAACTCGGCATCAGCGAGGTGCACGGCGAGGTCCGCCCGCAGGACAAGGAGCGCCTGGCCGCCCGCCTGCAGCAGGAAGGGCGCCGCGTGGCCATGGCCGGCGACGGCATCAACGACGCCCCGGCGCTGGCCCGCGCCGACGTCGGCATCGCCATGGGCACCGGCACCGACGTGGCGATGAGCAGCGCCCAGGTCACCCTGGTCAAGGGCGACCTGCTCGGCATCCTGCGCGCACGCAGCCTGTCGCTGGCCACGGTGCGCAACATGCACCAGAACCTGACCTTCGCCCTGCTCTACAACGCGATGGGCATTCCGCTGGCCGCCGGCCTGCTCTACCCGCTCACCGGCCACCTGCTGTCGCCGCTGATCGCCGCGCTGGCCATGAGCCTGAGCTCGGTTTCGGTGGTGGGCAATGCCTTGCGCCTGCGCAACGCGCGCATCGAGTGAGGCACGCAGAATGTCGCTTGACCTTGCCACGACGGCAAGGTCGAAGATAGTTTCAAGGCCGCAAATGGCGGCCACCTGAAGGAGCTACTCCATGAGCACCATCGAACTGAACGTCCAGGAAATGAGCTGCGGCTCGTGCGTCAAGCACGTCACCCAGGCCCTGAGCCCGCTGCCCGGCGTCGAGGCGGTCGAGGTGGATCTGCAGGCCGGCCGCGTGCGCGTCAGCGGCACCCCCGACAGCGCGGCCCTGCTCGCTGCCCTGGATGACGCCGGCTACCCGGCGCAGCTGGCTACGCCGGCTGCCGCGCCGAGCCCCGGCAAAACCGGCGGCTGCGGCGGCAGTTGCGGCTGCCACGGTTAACCGAAGGAGACTTTTCATGCAGGCCAAACTGCGTATCGCGGCCCTCGCCGCCCTGTTCCTCACCGGCGCCGCCCAGGCCGCCGATGCCCTGACCATCGACGTGCACCGCGACGCCAACTGCGGCTGCTGCAAGGACTGGATCAAGCATCTGGAAGCCAACGGCTTCACCGTGCGTGACCACGTCGAGCCGGACATGAGCGCGGTCAAACAGCGCCTCGGCGTGGCGCCGCGCCTGGCCTCATGCCACACCGGGGTGATCGACGGCAAGTTCGTCGAGGGCCACGTGCCGGCCGCGCAGATCCTCGAACTGCGCCAGCGCCCCGACCTGCTCGGCCTCGCCGTGCCCGGCATGCCGCACGGCTCGCCGGGCATGGACCATGGTCCGCACAAGCATGCCTACCAGGTCATCGGCCTGAGCAAGGATGGCAAGGACGAGGTGGTGGCGGAGTATCCGGGGGACTGAGGCCCGGCGCTCGCTTTCCGGGCTATCCTGTCGCGCAGACCAACCCAGGCGCGCGGCAGGCTGGCACTGCACGCCCAGGCCGCGCTATTTGCGGAGAGACCATGAAATACCTGCACACCATGGTGCGCGTCACCGATCTGGAGGAGTCGCTGCGCTTCTACCGTGACGCTCTCGGACTCGAGGTGCTGCGCCGCAGCGAGCACCCCGGCGGGCGCTTCACGCTGGTCTACCTGGCCGCGCCCGGCGACCATCAGGCGCAGATCGAGCTGACCTGGAACTGGGACCCGGAGCAGTACACCGGCGGGCGCAACTTCGGCCACCTCGCCTACCAGGTCGACGACATCTACGCCGCATGCGAGCGCCTGCAGGCCCACGGCGTCACCATCAACCGTCCGCCGCGCGATGGCTTCATGGCCTTCGTGCGCTCGCCGGACAACATCTCCATCGAGCTGCTGCAAAAGGGCCATCCTCTGCCGCCGGCCGAGCCGTGGCAGTCAATGGCGAATGTCGGCAGCTGGTGAGACGCCCCAGGACTGGCGTGAGCGGCTGGGCGATCGAACGGCAGAACCGCCGCCCACTGCCTTGCACGTCTGCCAGCCCCGCTCTGCGCCTTCCAGCCTGGCGTTGTGCGGCAGCAAGCGTGGCGAGCCGTGCATCTGAGGCGCCCGGAGCATGCCGGGGGTGACATCGGCCGGCAGGCTGGTCAAGATTGCCGACTGAAACGGCCCGACGGTTGCGCGCATGCCCCCGTTGCGCCCCAACGCCTCACATGGAGCCTGAGATGAACGAACTGCAACAACGGATCGCCGCCGAACTCGAGGTGGTGCCGCCCTTCGCCGATGCCGCCGCCGAGCTGGCGGAAATCGAACGACGCAAGGCCTTCATCAAGAACTGCCTGCGCGAGACCGGCCTCAAGGTGCTGGTGCTCGGCATCAGCGGCGGGGTCGATTCGTCGACCGCCGGCCGTCTGGCCCAGCTCGCCGTCGAGGAGCTGCGCGCCGAGACCGGCGATGAGAGCTACCGCTTCATCGCCGTGCGCCTGCCCTACGACATCCAGCACGACGAGGCCGACGCCCAGGCGGCGATGCGCTTCATCCGCGCCGACGAAGAGCAGACGGTGAACATCGGCGGCGCGGTGCGCGGGCTGGCCGAGCAGGTCGAGGAACTGGATCCGCTGGAGCCGGCTCGCCGCGATTTCGTGGTCGGCAACATCAAGGCGCGGGTACGCATGGTCGCGCAGTACGCCATCGCCAACGCGCGCAACGGTCTGGTGATCGGCACCGACCACGCCGCCGAGGCGGTGATGGGCTTCTTCACCAAGTTCGGCGATGGCGCCTGCGATCTGGCGCCGCTCAGCGGGCTGGTCAAGCATCAGGTCCGTGCCATCGCCGCCCGCCTCGGCGCGCCGCAGGATCTGGTGATCAAGGTGCCGACCGCCGACCTCGAGGAGCTGCGCCCCGGCCGTCCGGACGAGGACGCCCACGGCGTCAGCTACGCCGAGATCGACGCCTACCTGCATGGCCTGCCGGTCTCGGAGCAGGCTGCCGCGATCATCGAGCGCACCTACCGGATCACCGCGCACAAGCGCGCGCTGCCCAAGGTACCCTGAGGGCTCGCCGCTCAGTCGCTCCAGATCATCCGCAGGTTCTCGAAACCCTCGAACATCCGCCGGTCCATCAGCCCGACCAGCTCGGGATCGAAGTGCCGGCCGGACTGTTCGCGGATGTACAGCTGCGCCTCCTTGGCGCTCCACGCCGGCTTGAACGGGCGCTCGGCACGCAGCGCGTCGTAGACGTCGCAGAGCGCGACGATGCGCGCCGACAGGGGGATCTCCTCGCCCTTGAGGCCCTGCGGATAGCCGCTGCCATCCCAGCGTTCGTGGTGGTAGCGGGCGATCTCGGCCGCGAGCTTGAGCAGCGGATTGCCCGAGGAATCGCTGAGGAACTGATGGCCCAGCGCGGTGTGCTGCTGCATGACCTGCGTCTCCTCCTCGTCCAGAGGGCCGGGCTTGAGCAGGATGCGGTCGGGAATGCCGACCATGCCGACATCGTGCATGGTCGCCGCCAGGCGCAGCTGCTTGACCCACTGCGGCGGGCAGCCATAGGCGCGGGCCAGCAGGGCCGCGGTCTCGCCGATGCGGATCATGTGGTGGCCGTTCTGGTTGTCACGGTACTCGGTGACCCGCACCAGGCAGCGGATGACCATCTCCGTGGTGCGCTGCACTTCCCGGGTGCGTTCCTCGACGCGCTGCTCGAGCAGGCGGCGCTCGTTGTCCAGCTCGATACGGGCGAACCACAGGCTGAGGTGGTTGCGCACACGCAGGAGCAGTTCCTGGGGATCCACCGACTTGTTCAGGTAATCACTGACGCCAAGGTCCAGGGCGCGGCGGCGACTGTCGACATCATTACGGCTGGCAACCGCGATGATCGGCTGGCTCTCCGGCAGGTACTTGCGCAGCAGGCTGAGGATCTCGAGGCCGCCGGGGCGGGCGATCTCGAGGTCGAGCAGCAGCAGGTCCCAGGGGTTTTCCAGCAGCCAGGGCAGTCCCTGGGTGGGGCCGCTGAAGACGCGCGCATTCTTCAGGCCGGCAGCGTGGAGGGCAGTTGCCAATTGGGCCAGGTCACCGTCGACCGCTTCCAGCAGAACCACGTTGGCTTTGCGCAGGTGTTCGGGAATGTCACGCATGGGCTTCCGTCCTTTGAAATCGACCGCCGTTCTCTGCGCGCAGGTTCCGGTTTTTTCCGGGGGCGGGTCAAGCCAAGAGGGAAGTTCCGTTGAGCTGCTCGACACTTTTGGCCCTGACGATCACGCCGGAGCGACACCGGGCGCCAAGGCATGCGGCTGGTCGAGACGCTGCGGCAGGATGGATAGGCGGATGCGCGCAGGCTGATGCCCGTGTTGAAACCGGGCTGCCCGCCGCCAGGCGGGGACGCTCATGGCGCTGAGGCCGTCGGCCACGGAGCGTCGCTGGCGGCGCTCCAAGGTCGAGTCACGCGGGACGACGTGGATCGAGGCGTGGCTCGGTGCACGGCACTAATTTTTTACAGGGGCATCCTTCGGGTCGAGGAAACTGATCCCCCATGGACCGGTGCCATGGATCTGGAGAATCGCACCCTCCTTCCTGGTCTCGGCGTACATCGGCATTCCCGGGGGAATCATGACCGCATCACCTGCGGTATACGCCTTGGCCGTCATGGCATCGAACTTGTCTCCGGTGGCGAAGTAGAAGGTCCCCGACAGGACGGTCACCCGCTCGAACACTGGATGCGTGTGGACGCCGATCTTGAAGTCCGGCGGGAGCTTCAGGCGGAACGTGATGGGTACCGCCGCTTTCAGATCGCCCTCGATGACGGCGATCTGCGCACCGGGTCCGACCGAAGGCGCGTCGACCCACTTGAGTTCGGACGCCGAGACCGAAATGAAACCGGGCCCGGCGCTCTGCGTATCCGCCCAGGCGATGGGGGCGGCAAGCGATCCCGCGGTGAGGGTTACCGCGATCGCCACACTGTTGATGATGTTCATTTTTTTACCTTTCGCTCGCGTTGAACTGAGTTGGTTGGGTGCCACAGGAGCATTGCTCCGGCGTGGCCACCGGCCCCGGGTTGGTCCGTCAACGATTAAGCTAACCGGCGATGAAAAGCGTAGCTTTCTCAAGTCCGCCGGGCAAAGCACCGGCGGTTGCGCGCGGCATCCTCGGGGCAACGCTTGCGCGGTGGATTCATTCGCCCCGACAAGCCCCGCTCCCCAGGTCCCAGCCCTTTCCGAGCTGACAAAACTGTAATCTCCCCCTCAGCTTCCCGACAGCTCGTCCCCGCTATGGTGCTATCCATACCAAAGGAGTTCCGCCCAGGGCGGACGGCATGAGGCGGCTCGGGCTGCCTCGACTGACGGGATATGAGCGCATGCAATCTCTGACTTCGCGACGAACCTTCATCAAGGGCCTGGCCGCCGGCGGCGTGCTCGCCGGCCTCGGCCTGTGGCGCCAGCCGGTCTGGGCGCTGACCAGCCCGGGCCAGCCGACCGTGCTGGCCGGCACGCAATTCGACCTGACCATCGACGAGCTGGCGGTCAACTTCACCGGCCGCGCGCGCACCGCGCTCGCCGTCAACGGCAGCCTGCCCGCACCGCTGCTGCGCTGGCGCGAGGGCGATACCGTGACCCTGCGGGTGCGCAACCGCCTGAAGGAGGACACCTCGATCCACTGGCACGGCATCCTGCTGCCGGCCAACATGGACGGCGTGCCCGGCTTCAGCTTCGCCGGCATCGCCCCGGACGGCATGTACGAGTACAAGTTCAAGGTCAAGCAGAGCGGCACCTACTGGTACCACAGCCATTCCGGCTTCCAGGAGCAGCTCGGCGTCTACGGCCCGCTGGTGATCGATCCGCTGGAGCCGGAGCCGTTCCAGTACGAGCGTGACTACGTGGTGATGCTCTCCGACTGGACCGACGAGAACCCGGCCCGGGTGCAGGCCAAGCTGAAGAAGCAGGCCGACTACTACAACCAGCACCGCCGCACGGTCGGCGACTTCATCCGCGACGTCGGCGACAACGGCTGGAGCGAGACGGTTTCCGAGCGCTGGGCCTGGGCGAAAATGAACATGACGCCCACCGACCTCGCCGACGTGACCGGCGCCACCTACACCTACCTGCTCAACGGCCAGGCGCCGGATGGCAACTGGACCGGCGTGTTCCAGCCCGGCGAGCGCATCCGCCTGCGCCTGATCAACGCCTCGGCGATGACCTACTTCGACTTCCGCATCCCCGGCCTCAAGCTCACCGTGGTGGCGGTCGACGGGCAGAACGTCGAGCCGGTGGAGGTCGACGAGATCCGCCTGGCGGTGGCGGAAACCTACGACGTGATCGTCACCCCCGATGGCAGCCAGCAGGCCTGGACCCTGTTCGCCCAGGCCATGGATCGCAGCGGCTACGCGCGCGGCACCCTGGCCGTGCGCGAAGGCCTCGCCGCGCCGGTGCCGCAACCCGATCCGCGCCCGGTGCTGAGCATGGCCGACATGGGCCACGGCGATCATGGCGCCCACGCCGGGCACAGCGGCGCAGCGCCGGCAATGGACCATTCCGCCATGAATCACGCGGGTATGAACCACGCCGGCGTGGCCGGAATGGATCATGGGCAGATGGCGGGCATGGATCACGGCAACATGGCCGGCATGCAGCACGGCGCCGCCGCTGCCACGGCGATGCAGAGCCACCCGGCCAGCGAGACGGGCAACCCGCTGATCGACATGCAGACCATGACGCCCACCGCCAAGCTCGACGATCCGGGCATCGGCCTGCGCGACAACGGCCGCCGCGTGCTGACCTACGCCGACCTGCGCAGCCGTTTCGCCGATCCGGACGGCCGCGAGCCGGGGCGTACCATCGAGTTGCACCTGACCGGCCACATGGAGCGCTACTCCTGGTCGATGGATGGCGTCGAGTTCGCCAATGCCGAACCGCTGCGCTTCAAGTACGGCGAGCGCCTGCGTATCGTGCTGGTCAACGACACCATGATGCACCACCCCATCCACCTGCACGGCCTGTGGAGCGACCTCGAGGACGAGAACGGCAACTTCAAGGTGCGCAAGCACACCGTCGACATCCCGCCGGGCTCCCGCCGCAGCTACCGCGTCACCGCCGACGCCCTCGGCCGCTGGGCCTACCACTGCCACCTGATGATGCACATGGACCTCGGCATGTTCCGGGAAGTCCGCGTGGAAGAATGAAGAGGAAATTCGCCATGACCACCCGCCACCACCGCTCGCCCCTGCTCGCCACAGCCCTGGCCTTCGCCCTGCTGACCACCCTGCCGCCGGCAATGGCGCAGAGCGAGCATGACGGACATCACCCGCAGAACGCCCCGGCCGCCGCGGCGGCAACGCAGAATGCCCCGCAGAAGAACGGCATGCCGAGCCAGGGCAACATGGGCGCCGGCCAGATGCCGCAAGGCGGCATGATGGATCACAGCCAGATGAACCATGGGCAGATGATGGATCATGGTTCGATGGACCATCAAAAGATGATGCAGCAGATGCACGAACAGCATATGGGCCAGGGGCAGATGAACCCCGGCAACATGCCGCCAGCCAAGGCGGCCCCCAGCACCAAGGACGGGAAAAATGGCCAGTAAACTGCCTCTCGCCCTGGCCCTCG harbors:
- a CDS encoding HD domain-containing phosphohydrolase; amino-acid sequence: MRDIPEHLRKANVVLLEAVDGDLAQLATALHAAGLKNARVFSGPTQGLPWLLENPWDLLLLDLEIARPGGLEILSLLRKYLPESQPIIAVASRNDVDSRRRALDLGVSDYLNKSVDPQELLLRVRNHLSLWFARIELDNERRLLEQRVEERTREVQRTTEMVIRCLVRVTEYRDNQNGHHMIRIGETAALLARAYGCPPQWVKQLRLAATMHDVGMVGIPDRILLKPGPLDEEETQVMQQHTALGHQFLSDSSGNPLLKLAAEIARYHHERWDGSGYPQGLKGEEIPLSARIVALCDVYDALRAERPFKPAWSAKEAQLYIREQSGRHFDPELVGLMDRRMFEGFENLRMIWSD
- a CDS encoding DUF2933 domain-containing protein; the encoded protein is MRETSPHGESSPSFWRGRPGIVLGMLAVIALFYLAREHYAHALGLLPYLILLLCPLLHLFGHGHGHRHRHESEQRGERR
- a CDS encoding DUF411 domain-containing protein; the encoded protein is MQAKLRIAALAALFLTGAAQAADALTIDVHRDANCGCCKDWIKHLEANGFTVRDHVEPDMSAVKQRLGVAPRLASCHTGVIDGKFVEGHVPAAQILELRQRPDLLGLAVPGMPHGSPGMDHGPHKHAYQVIGLSKDGKDEVVAEYPGD
- a CDS encoding heavy-metal-associated domain-containing protein; translation: MSTIELNVQEMSCGSCVKHVTQALSPLPGVEAVEVDLQAGRVRVSGTPDSAALLAALDDAGYPAQLATPAAAPSPGKTGGCGGSCGCHG
- a CDS encoding EAL domain-containing response regulator gives rise to the protein MRVLIVDDDTFICRLLGRQLKALGLDDVVACDRARAAVDLLEQAGTEVDLILCDLQMPEMDGIEFIRHLVRLAYRGALVLVSGEDERILQSAERLAQAHRLRVLGTLFKPVSSEQLEKLLEQTAAHCASPQDSEARSYSAEELELGIAAGELVNHYQPKVDMHSARVIGVESLVRWQHPQDGLVYPDRFIELAEDSGLIDALMRAVLRNALRDSHHWRDAGLSLHVAVNVSMDNLQGLDFPDFVEREAQLAGVPLFSLILEVTESHLMKNRQAALDILTRLRLKRIGLSIDDFGTGHSSLAQLRDIPFNELKIDRSFVHGAWRDAALGSILDASLGMARKLGMKTVAEGIEDRADWDCLRAAGCDVAQGWFIARAMPAQELPAWLQGWERRRGELV
- a CDS encoding VOC family protein; translated protein: MKYLHTMVRVTDLEESLRFYRDALGLEVLRRSEHPGGRFTLVYLAAPGDHQAQIELTWNWDPEQYTGGRNFGHLAYQVDDIYAACERLQAHGVTINRPPRDGFMAFVRSPDNISIELLQKGHPLPPAEPWQSMANVGSW
- the nadE gene encoding ammonia-dependent NAD(+) synthetase, with the translated sequence MNELQQRIAAELEVVPPFADAAAELAEIERRKAFIKNCLRETGLKVLVLGISGGVDSSTAGRLAQLAVEELRAETGDESYRFIAVRLPYDIQHDEADAQAAMRFIRADEEQTVNIGGAVRGLAEQVEELDPLEPARRDFVVGNIKARVRMVAQYAIANARNGLVIGTDHAAEAVMGFFTKFGDGACDLAPLSGLVKHQVRAIAARLGAPQDLVIKVPTADLEELRPGRPDEDAHGVSYAEIDAYLHGLPVSEQAAAIIERTYRITAHKRALPKVP
- a CDS encoding heavy metal translocating P-type ATPase codes for the protein MSAGERLSGESLRDPVCGMEVAAHGPFHTEHEGQTVHFCSQRCLDRFNAEPQRYLPAPPLQSAEHAGHHHHPPAADAMPQPPGMPGDASGVEYTCPMHPEVRQLGPGSCPKCGMALEPVLPALEEEASPELKDFTRRFWWSLPLTVIVTLLAMAGHQLMLFHGATQNWVELVLASPVVLWAGWPFYVRCARSIATFSPNMWTLIGLGTAAAYLYSVAATLAPGAFPATFLQDGRIGVYYEAAAVIISLTLLGQMLELKARLQTSAAIRALLGLAPKTARRLNADGSEEDIPLAHVHIGDRLRVRPGEKVPVDGRVLEGESSVDESMLTGEPLPVSKRTGDVLIGATLNAHGSLVMEAQKVGSATMLAQIVQMVAQAQRSKAPLQRLADLVAGWFVLAVIAIALLTLLGWGLWGPQPSWVYGLINAVAVLIIACPCALGLATPMSVMVATGKGAGSGVLFRDAAAIEQLRDIDTLIVDKTGTLTEGRPAFHSVVAAPGFAADAVLHLAASLDQGSEHPLAHAIVEQARARGLALSAPQAFESASGIGVRGQVDGRHLLLGNTVLLQDAGVALAPLQAQAEALRGEGASIMYLAADGVLAGLLAVADPLKPTSRQAVERLQADGVRVIMATGDGLTTARAVARQLGISEVHGEVRPQDKERLAARLQQEGRRVAMAGDGINDAPALARADVGIAMGTGTDVAMSSAQVTLVKGDLLGILRARSLSLATVRNMHQNLTFALLYNAMGIPLAAGLLYPLTGHLLSPLIAALAMSLSSVSVVGNALRLRNARIE